In the Clostridium gelidum genome, TTTCTCCATATATAAATTTTCCCCCTTAAAATATAAATAATATTCATAACTTTGAAGTATAGTTGAGTATTTTTATTATAACATATTTTGTAAAACAGGCTCCAAACATAATTAAGTAACTAATCGATAACTAATATACTCCATTATAGTACTCTACCATTCTTTCTCTGAAAAAACATGACAAGTGCAATTTAGTTCAATATACCAATCAAGTGTTGCTTATTATTTTTATATGTTTAATTTGATTAATACATCGATTAAATTCTATAGCTCCTTAATTTTTTTATGCTAATTTGAGATTAAGGCACAATCAAAAAAATAAATAAAAACCTGCTAAGCAGTACTTCTGTATTTTTGTTGTTCTTACATAGGTATGATATACTAATGGTAAATTCAAGAAATACTTTTGTCTTTATATTGAATATATTGGGCTGCTTGCATAGGTAAGCAGCCTATATTTTTATATAAAAAGTAATTTGAGAAAAAATATAAATTATCCTGACTTTTTGTTTGCATAAGTTGTTATACATAATGAAACGCACTTTTTAGTCTGTCGAAAGGAGGTAAAGTAGTGGACAAGGACTTTTTTCTAATACGAAGAATGAAACATGGCGATGAATCTGCAGTTGACGATTTTGTAAAGCAGTATTATAACGAAATATATAGATATTGTTATTATAAACTGTCTGATAAATGGCAGGCTGAGGATGTTACACAAGATACTTTCACTAATTTTTTTAAACATTTTAACAGCTATATTCACAAAGGTAAGGCAAAAAATTATCTTTATGTTATTGCAGGTAACTTGTGTAAAAATGAATATAAAAAGCATAAAGAAGTGTCCGACTTGCAAGTGGAAGACCAAATAGCGGATATGAAAGAAGTACAAAAAGAATTTGTGCTGAAGGTATCCATGGAACAGGAAATTTCTAGGTTGCCAAATGAGTTCAAGGAAGTGGTTCTTTTATACTATTTTCAAAATTTGAAGATCAGAGAAATTGCAGAAATACTGAGTATTAATATTTCATTAGTAAAATATCGTCTCTCAGAAAGTAAAAAGATGCTTAAAAAAAGTATAAATAAGGAGGATTTTTATGGATATTCATTCGAATCAGAAAATTCCAGCTTATGATGAAAAAAAGATGCTGCAGACAATTGATGTTGCTAAGAAGGAATATCGCAGGCAAATGCTTTTACAACCCATGAATAGCTTAGAGTTTCTATTTCAGCAAATGTTATCTTTGAGTAAAAAATATTGGTTGACACAACTTATTGTTTTCTTTGCAGCTGCTTTTAGTTTGGGTTTCATGAACTTATATGAAGGTATAGGTGAAAATAAAATTAGCTATTGTGCTATCTTTGCACCTTTGTTGATTATATTTTCAATACCAGAGCTATGGAAAAATATATCTACTAATACCTATGAAGTAGAAAATACAACATACTTTGACTTACGAAAGGTATACCTTTCAAGATTAGTGTTAGTAGGAATGTTGGATTTGATATTATTGAGCTTATTAACTGTAATAACCGTGCAGACAGGAGGATTTTCACCATATGAAGCAGTAATTTATTTCTTTGTACCATTTAATTTCAATTGCGGCATCTGTTTTTCCTTGCTATGGAGTAAAAGAAGAATATGTTCAGAACTTCTTGCTGTAAGTAGCTGTATAAGTGGAGCGTTTTTTTGGTATCTACTGGTGAAAAATTATCATGTATATGAATTACTTCAGATAAAAACATGGTATGTACTTTTGATTGTTTCTTTGGTGTATATTATTTTTGCTGGAAAAAGAATTGTGGAATCTGGAAGATGTTATTTGGAGGTATATTAATGAAATTACGAGTAAATAATTTATGTAAGAATTTTAAAGAAAATACGGCTGTTAATCATGTGAGCTTTACATTAGAAAAAGGAGTATATGGTTTGCTTGGAGCTAATGGTGCAGGGAAAACAACTCTTATGAGAATGCTTTGTACGCTAGTTACTCCTACTAGTGGAACGATACAATATGATGATGAAGATATCCAAGACATGGATGAAAGATATAGGCGAATTCTTGGTTATCTGCCACAAGAATTTGGATATTATCCGGAATTTTCAGCACAAGATTACCTATTATATATAGCTGCATTAAAAGGATTAAAGCCAATAATTGCAAAAAAACGTGTAAATGAATTATTGGATATAGTTTCACTAACAAAAGTTAAAAAGAAGAAAATAAAAACTTTTTCTGGTGGAATGAAGAGAAGGCTTGGGATTGCTCAGGCGGTGCTGAATGATCCAGAGATTTTAATATTAGATGAGCCAACAGCAGGACTAGATCCAAAAGAAAGAATCCGTTTTCGTACGCTAATCAGCCATATTGCTGAGGAACGAATTGTTCTATTATCTACTCATATTGTGTCAGATTTAGAATCCATGGCAAAAGAAATTTTAATTATGAAAGATGGAAGCATTATTGCACAGGGAGATATTGAAAATTTACTGTCTGAAGTAAGAGGTAAGACATGGACTTGCTTAGCAGATTCAAAAGAGGCAGAAGAATTATGTTCCACGTATTTATTCAGCAATGAAAAGAACTGTGGCGAGAAGGTTGAACTTAGAATTATTTCAGAAACAAGCCCTTCTGAATCTGCTATACAGGTTGAGCCTGCTTTGGAAGATTTGTTTATATACTATTTTGGCGAGGTGAATGAAAATGCAAATTTTGAAATATGAAATGAAAAAAATATTTTATAAAAGGAGTGCGATTATAAGTTTAATAGTATTAGGAGTTTATTTAGGAAGCTCGATATTTTCCTGTGTCCAAGCAATATCTGGTAATGCTGCTGATGATGCTGGAAATGGCATTAGCGGAATTAAAGCAATAAACTTAGTGAAGAATGAAAAAATGAAATGGAATGGTATTTTAACAGAAGAATTCATTGGGAATGTAATAAAAGAAAATCATGAAATCAATTCAGATAGTAAATATGCTGGTATTCCCAAATCAGATACTCAGCTTTCAAAATCAGATATTCAGCTTTTAAATATGCAATATTATCAAAAACAGGGATTTATGGATATACATCACCTAATTATGGCCTCTTATTGTAAAATTCATTTCTATGATTATAACATTATTGACAGCTTAAGTGTTGATGATGCAGGCAGATTTTATTCAAATCGGGTTGATTATTTAAAAGAATTACTGGCTAGTGAGGAATCAAGCTGCCTTACAAAAAACGAGAAAGAATATTTGATAGATTCTGCTAAGAATTTAACTACACCACTTAAGTATTCCTATGCAGATGGTTGGCTGAATGCATTGGAAAAGAGTGCAACTGTAATTTTTGCTTTATCATTTGTAATTTGTATTTTAATGGCACCCATATTTTCTGTAGAATATCAAACAGGCAGCGATGTAATCTTACTTACTACTGAGCATGGAAAGAAAAAAGGGATTGTATATAAGCTGTTTGCTGGATTGTTATCCACCTCTCTAGTATATTGGATAACTATATGTATAGTGCTTGGTTCTATTTTTATTATATTTGGCTTTGAGGGTGGTAATTCTCAACTTCAGGCGTCTTCCGATGGCTGGAAAAGTTTCTATCATATCACAAACAGTGAGGCTCTTTTGATGGTATTGCTTTTGGGTTATGTAGGATGCCTGTTTATTAGTAGTTTGACTATGTTCCTTTCATCTAAAGTAAAAACATCCTTTGCAACGATTATTTTGATAGTTCTAATTATCATGGTTCCTTCAACCATTGATCAGTTTCTAATTCAAGGAAGCTTCTGGGATAAAATTTTAAACATGCTACCATCTCAGATGCTGCTAGGTTGGAAATTGCTGCAGACATTTACACTTTATGATTTTGGAGGAAAGGTAATCACACCTTATCAGCTACTTCCTGTTTTATATGGTATATTGGCAAGTTTATTATTACCTTTTGCTTATAGATCATTTCGAAAACATCAGGTGGCATGATAGGTTTTTCCCTATTTTTTAGTATTTATGCAGGTTCATATTTTTCTGTAATATACCATTCACCTTCTATTTTTTTAATAGTAAATTTGATTGGTATATTCCATGAACCTCCTATGGTTTTATTATTTGAATCATATATTTCAACTGAATAAGTCATTTGCACATAAACTATACCTGGAATTTTAAATCGTGAATTTTCATGTAGACTAAAGTCTACTTTAAAAGGTTTTTTATAGTCGGGACTATTCACATTATAAATGTTATAAATATTTATGCTTTTAAATGTTTCTTGTGACATATGCTTGGATAATTCCTCAGAGTATCCATTATCAGTTAAAAATGCTTCCTTTACTACATTGTACGTATCTGTCTCCGAAAACCATTTAGGCATAAATTTAGTATATGCATAAGTACTCATAATTCCCAAGCATAGTATAATTCCAATGCTTAATACTCTATTTCTTTTGAAAAATTTCTTAACTTTATTAAACATATCTTTCCCCTTTTTACCCCAAGTAATTTATTGGTTAATACAGTGTCAGTTCGACGTAATAGATTGCACTTACAGAATAATATTCTACTGTTGTGCACAATCATAGATTGCGAATTAGACTATTCTTATGATTATTCTTTTAATCCTATCTTACTTTCCATATACTCACAGTATTCCAATGCAAGTGAATGATTCAGCACAATATTTTGGTCTGAAGTATAACATACAAGTGCTTCT is a window encoding:
- a CDS encoding RNA polymerase sigma factor, whose translation is MDKDFFLIRRMKHGDESAVDDFVKQYYNEIYRYCYYKLSDKWQAEDVTQDTFTNFFKHFNSYIHKGKAKNYLYVIAGNLCKNEYKKHKEVSDLQVEDQIADMKEVQKEFVLKVSMEQEISRLPNEFKEVVLLYYFQNLKIREIAEILSINISLVKYRLSESKKMLKKSINKEDFYGYSFESENSSL
- a CDS encoding ABC transporter ATP-binding protein, with the protein product MKLRVNNLCKNFKENTAVNHVSFTLEKGVYGLLGANGAGKTTLMRMLCTLVTPTSGTIQYDDEDIQDMDERYRRILGYLPQEFGYYPEFSAQDYLLYIAALKGLKPIIAKKRVNELLDIVSLTKVKKKKIKTFSGGMKRRLGIAQAVLNDPEILILDEPTAGLDPKERIRFRTLISHIAEERIVLLSTHIVSDLESMAKEILIMKDGSIIAQGDIENLLSEVRGKTWTCLADSKEAEELCSTYLFSNEKNCGEKVELRIISETSPSESAIQVEPALEDLFIYYFGEVNENANFEI
- a CDS encoding ABC transporter permease — its product is MQILKYEMKKIFYKRSAIISLIVLGVYLGSSIFSCVQAISGNAADDAGNGISGIKAINLVKNEKMKWNGILTEEFIGNVIKENHEINSDSKYAGIPKSDTQLSKSDIQLLNMQYYQKQGFMDIHHLIMASYCKIHFYDYNIIDSLSVDDAGRFYSNRVDYLKELLASEESSCLTKNEKEYLIDSAKNLTTPLKYSYADGWLNALEKSATVIFALSFVICILMAPIFSVEYQTGSDVILLTTEHGKKKGIVYKLFAGLLSTSLVYWITICIVLGSIFIIFGFEGGNSQLQASSDGWKSFYHITNSEALLMVLLLGYVGCLFISSLTMFLSSKVKTSFATIILIVLIIMVPSTIDQFLIQGSFWDKILNMLPSQMLLGWKLLQTFTLYDFGGKVITPYQLLPVLYGILASLLLPFAYRSFRKHQVA